In the genome of Marispirochaeta sp., one region contains:
- a CDS encoding sugar ABC transporter permease: MLEDLKPSWRYAALFALLVLTAVVLIGGFLLLQNLQNTKVLMTFFAVVWGLGSVAMLFFVLNQIAQSMPRSIRSMAVAFVFAGPASIFLLWALVIPTLRSLLLSFMDAAGRNFVFLDNYKFAFTDPIMLESFRNNLLWIVFGTSACVILGLIISVLADKSRFEKIIKSLIFMPMAISFVGAGVIWKFIYAYKGEGVRIAEIGLMNAIVTALGGEAQAWLLIPFWNNFFLIVIMVWLQTGYAMVIISAAIKGIPESINEAARVDGAGPVRIFFNITIPSIMPTIITVTTTILIFSLKLFDIVRVMTGGNYGTNVIANEFYLQQFTYNNSGRASAIAIILLVVIVPVLIYNLRQFRARSVLK, from the coding sequence ATGCTCGAAGACCTTAAACCTTCGTGGCGCTATGCAGCCCTGTTTGCTCTTCTTGTCTTGACGGCTGTCGTACTTATCGGAGGATTCCTGCTGCTGCAGAATTTGCAGAATACCAAGGTTTTAATGACCTTCTTTGCTGTTGTCTGGGGCCTCGGCTCTGTGGCGATGCTCTTTTTTGTGCTCAATCAGATTGCCCAGTCTATGCCCAGAAGCATACGTTCAATGGCGGTTGCTTTTGTTTTCGCAGGCCCTGCATCTATCTTTCTCCTGTGGGCCCTGGTTATTCCAACCCTGCGTTCCCTACTATTAAGTTTTATGGACGCGGCTGGGAGAAACTTTGTATTCCTGGACAATTACAAGTTTGCCTTTACCGATCCTATCATGCTGGAGAGCTTTCGGAATAACCTTCTCTGGATTGTGTTTGGTACCTCCGCCTGTGTTATTCTGGGACTAATAATATCTGTACTGGCAGATAAGAGCCGTTTTGAGAAGATTATCAAATCCCTGATATTCATGCCCATGGCAATCTCCTTTGTAGGAGCCGGTGTTATCTGGAAATTTATTTATGCCTATAAAGGCGAAGGGGTCAGAATAGCCGAAATCGGGCTAATGAACGCAATTGTCACCGCCCTGGGGGGTGAAGCACAGGCCTGGCTTCTGATTCCTTTCTGGAATAACTTCTTTTTAATAGTTATTATGGTCTGGCTGCAAACCGGCTACGCTATGGTAATAATCTCGGCGGCCATAAAAGGTATTCCGGAGTCCATAAATGAGGCCGCCCGGGTTGACGGTGCCGGGCCAGTACGCATCTTTTTTAACATTACGATACCCTCAATTATGCCGACTATTATCACTGTAACCACGACGATCCTGATATTCAGCCTCAAGCTTTTTGATATTGTCCGGGTTATGACAGGCGGCAACTACGGAACCAATGTTATTGCCAACGAGTTCTATCTGCAGCAGTTTACCTATAACAATTCAGGCCGCGCTTCGGCAATCGCGATTATCCTGCTGGTGGTGATTGTTCCTGTTTTGATCTACAACCTGCGGCAGTTCCGGGCCAGGAGTGTATTAAAATGA
- a CDS encoding carbohydrate ABC transporter permease, translating to MRRIKDKKRFSAGRLIVEIILIVIVVSWTVPTLGIFVTSFRDSKDIYGSGWWSVLPHKDWVVTEEYELPVDTDPDGPITIEGYTATFEQWRQGVNIDDRKQARWIGNKRSRTIRVYEEKWIGFGANLTMQNYKDVLSGGEVSFMDAQGNTISRQGSNFADAVLNSLAVSIPATVIPILIAAFAAYAFAWMEFPMRRPLFTMVVALLVVPLQIALIPILRDFTRWGITGSFLGMWMAHTGFGLPLAIYLLYNYISTLSRDIFESAYLDGATPFTTFVRLVLPLSVPALASFAIFQFLWVWNDYLVALVFLGDKNRVVTSALAAMVGEKGQDWHLLTSGAFLSMILPLAVFFGLQRFFVRGLMAGSVKG from the coding sequence ATGAGAAGGATAAAAGACAAAAAGCGGTTTTCTGCAGGCAGATTAATTGTTGAAATTATTCTGATTGTAATCGTAGTCTCCTGGACGGTCCCAACTTTAGGGATATTTGTTACCTCCTTTCGGGATTCCAAGGATATATACGGATCCGGCTGGTGGTCTGTCCTTCCCCATAAAGACTGGGTTGTTACTGAAGAGTATGAGCTGCCTGTTGATACAGACCCGGATGGACCCATAACTATTGAGGGGTACACTGCCACTTTTGAACAGTGGCGCCAGGGTGTAAATATAGACGACCGGAAACAAGCTCGCTGGATCGGTAATAAGCGGTCCAGAACGATCAGGGTGTACGAAGAAAAATGGATAGGGTTCGGCGCTAATCTGACTATGCAGAACTATAAGGATGTTCTTTCCGGCGGGGAGGTCTCCTTTATGGATGCTCAGGGAAACACGATCTCCAGGCAGGGGAGTAATTTTGCCGATGCTGTTTTGAACTCTCTGGCGGTCAGTATTCCCGCCACGGTTATCCCCATACTGATTGCAGCCTTCGCGGCCTATGCTTTCGCCTGGATGGAGTTCCCTATGCGTCGGCCCCTCTTTACTATGGTGGTGGCCCTTCTGGTTGTGCCTTTGCAGATTGCTCTGATTCCGATTCTGCGGGATTTTACCCGCTGGGGTATTACCGGTTCTTTCCTTGGCATGTGGATGGCCCATACGGGATTTGGTCTGCCTTTGGCAATCTACCTGCTGTACAATTATATCAGCACCCTGTCCCGGGATATCTTTGAGTCGGCCTATCTTGATGGTGCTACGCCTTTTACTACCTTCGTGCGCCTTGTTCTGCCTCTATCTGTTCCGGCCCTGGCAAGCTTTGCGATTTTTCAGTTTCTGTGGGTCTGGAATGATTATCTGGTTGCTCTTGTATTCCTGGGAGACAAGAACCGGGTTGTTACCAGTGCCTTGGCGGCAATGGTTGGTGAGAAGGGTCAGGACTGGCACCTGTTAACCTCCGGAGCCTTCCTGAGTATGATACTTCCTCTAGCTGTTTTCTTTGGTCTGCAACGATTCTTTGTTCGCGGTCTTATGGCAGGAAGCGTAAAAGGATAG
- a CDS encoding cation:proton antiporter yields MPFNLFVVLFFVGGWTAGRITARIGLPSILGMVLYGIGLRFFAYDAVPALLHDLDPFLKSLALIVILLRAGLGIRKETLMKVGRAALPMAVIPCLAEAAVLTLGYRYIFGLPMLVSALGAFMLAAVSPAVVVPSMLDLKERGFGRKNEVPTIVLAGASVDDVVAITFFSLFLMLLTGGTSTSAADTIGLVLEIPLSIFGGILGGIVVGFALAAWFKHHFERIRATEKTLLLLMVAIVLVQIGDSLHLAALLGVMTVGFILLERAEPVAHELAAKLGKVWVIAEIVLFVLIGLAADLPTAFDAGGRGLLLIACGLIARSFGVIIATAFEMRLTPGERIFCLLAYLPKATVQAALGSVPLASGIPGGEVLLSVAVLSIVVTAPLGLVLVRHFGPKLLS; encoded by the coding sequence GTGCCCTTTAACCTGTTTGTGGTCCTCTTTTTTGTCGGCGGCTGGACTGCCGGCCGCATTACCGCCAGGATCGGGCTGCCCTCGATTCTCGGAATGGTCTTGTATGGGATCGGCTTGAGGTTTTTCGCCTACGACGCTGTTCCGGCTCTGCTCCACGACCTTGACCCCTTCTTAAAGTCCCTTGCCCTTATTGTGATCCTGCTGCGGGCAGGTCTGGGAATACGTAAAGAGACCCTTATGAAAGTAGGCCGGGCCGCGCTGCCCATGGCGGTTATTCCCTGCCTTGCCGAAGCCGCGGTCCTTACCCTGGGATACCGCTATATTTTTGGTCTGCCTATGCTTGTCTCCGCCCTGGGGGCCTTTATGCTTGCAGCAGTATCTCCAGCGGTGGTGGTCCCGTCGATGCTGGACCTTAAGGAGCGGGGCTTTGGGCGGAAGAATGAGGTTCCCACAATCGTACTTGCCGGAGCATCAGTGGACGATGTGGTCGCGATAACCTTCTTCTCCCTTTTTCTGATGCTTCTTACCGGAGGTACAAGTACATCAGCCGCGGATACCATTGGACTGGTGCTTGAGATTCCCCTGTCCATTTTTGGAGGTATCCTCGGGGGAATCGTCGTTGGTTTTGCCCTGGCTGCCTGGTTCAAGCACCATTTTGAACGTATCCGGGCCACCGAGAAGACGCTGCTCCTGTTGATGGTGGCGATAGTACTCGTACAAATCGGGGATTCCCTTCACCTTGCTGCCCTTCTTGGAGTTATGACTGTAGGTTTTATTCTGCTGGAGCGAGCGGAGCCTGTGGCTCATGAGCTCGCGGCCAAGCTGGGAAAGGTGTGGGTTATCGCGGAGATTGTACTCTTTGTATTAATCGGGCTGGCAGCGGATCTTCCCACCGCTTTTGATGCAGGAGGCCGCGGGCTGCTTTTGATTGCTTGTGGGCTAATTGCCCGGTCTTTTGGTGTTATAATCGCCACAGCTTTTGAAATGAGGCTGACTCCGGGGGAACGTATCTTCTGTCTGTTGGCATATTTACCAAAGGCGACTGTCCAGGCAGCATTGGGATCAGTCCCTCTGGCTTCAGGTATTCCAGGAGGGGAGGTTCTGCTTTCCGTGGCAGTTCTCTCGATTGTGGTTACGGCTCCCCTGGGGCTTGTGCTGGTCCGGCATTTTGGACCGAAGCTGCTTTCCTAA
- a CDS encoding methyl-accepting chemotaxis protein, which yields MKIYRKLQIESLIILVLLSGSLIISIYSIREIQSGITVFERTRNGVAAAGKLERDVLRLFTVTLDILLSESGEIDHDRLLELRLTSSRINQDRQALGEILLLPEQTAALINKMDTLYTVIEKRLIEPIYNRKSVDPALLRELLYSEYNLIAREFTTLSKDYTLLSDSEGRRIRIQTQSSLSLLILFFGIACFSSLALSWLNQRWIIRPIQHTVRLLDEIASGEADLNLRLPVSGNDEISALCGNVNRVVWSLEQSTSSLKSVSSESRNISESLSVNTHQTNNEIRIIESNIKEMEATISDLQQDMRQSTNRVSRIFNATTEVRRAAQEQNQVIRDSADTTVQTMETVKKLSDDAKERLQASRELTERTKEGALLMGMLNNGIQEVHDTTDIILEAINLITGVSDQTKILSMNAAIEAAHVGEAGKGFAVIAEEIRRLSDATSESTTDIVATLRNMAEQLQRLRVDSLQSMDIIHTVQTETGSFATSFQELSKSLETTAAWGERIESGLEELSATSGQFSSSAEEMAQEADDIHESINNLNDQFGPLLHKMQRISAGGTAIAQSIVRIETLTSSNREHVAKIDESLKMLSGGRSLS from the coding sequence ATGAAGATTTATCGCAAACTCCAGATTGAATCACTTATTATTCTTGTACTGCTTTCAGGATCACTGATCATCTCAATATACTCAATCAGAGAAATCCAAAGCGGAATAACGGTTTTTGAACGGACCCGCAACGGAGTAGCTGCTGCCGGCAAACTCGAACGCGATGTATTACGTCTTTTTACTGTTACACTTGATATCCTGCTTTCAGAAAGCGGCGAAATCGACCATGATAGATTATTGGAACTTCGTCTGACCAGCTCAAGGATCAATCAAGATAGACAAGCATTAGGAGAAATTCTATTGCTGCCGGAACAAACTGCAGCCCTGATTAATAAAATGGATACACTGTACACTGTAATAGAAAAGCGCTTAATAGAACCGATTTACAATCGGAAAAGTGTTGACCCCGCGCTTCTTCGGGAACTGCTCTATTCCGAATATAATCTGATAGCCCGGGAGTTTACTACTCTTTCAAAAGATTACACCCTGCTCTCCGACAGTGAGGGCAGAAGAATCAGAATACAAACACAAAGCTCTTTGAGTCTTCTGATTCTTTTCTTTGGCATTGCATGCTTCAGTTCTCTGGCTCTGTCCTGGCTCAATCAACGGTGGATTATCAGACCGATACAACATACAGTACGTCTTCTGGATGAGATTGCATCAGGAGAAGCAGATTTAAACCTGCGTCTGCCTGTGTCGGGAAATGATGAAATAAGTGCACTGTGCGGCAATGTAAACAGAGTTGTATGGTCTCTGGAACAGAGCACCAGCTCACTAAAATCTGTCAGCAGCGAATCGCGAAATATCAGCGAATCTCTTTCAGTCAATACACATCAGACAAATAACGAAATACGGATTATCGAGTCCAATATTAAAGAGATGGAAGCAACAATTTCCGATCTTCAACAGGATATGCGCCAGAGCACCAATCGCGTTAGCAGGATATTTAATGCCACTACGGAGGTTCGAAGGGCGGCCCAAGAACAGAATCAGGTCATTAGAGATTCTGCTGACACAACAGTCCAGACAATGGAAACCGTCAAGAAGTTGTCCGATGATGCCAAAGAACGCCTGCAAGCAAGCCGCGAACTGACAGAGAGGACTAAAGAAGGTGCGCTTTTGATGGGAATGCTGAATAACGGAATACAAGAAGTGCATGACACAACGGATATCATCCTGGAGGCTATTAATCTGATTACCGGGGTATCGGACCAGACTAAAATATTGTCTATGAACGCGGCGATCGAAGCAGCTCACGTAGGAGAAGCAGGTAAAGGATTCGCAGTTATTGCTGAAGAGATCAGGAGACTATCGGATGCCACCAGTGAAAGTACGACCGATATAGTCGCGACCCTGAGAAATATGGCGGAGCAATTACAACGGCTGCGCGTGGACAGCCTTCAGTCTATGGATATCATCCACACTGTTCAGACAGAAACCGGGAGCTTCGCTACATCTTTTCAGGAACTGTCCAAAAGCCTGGAGACCACAGCAGCCTGGGGAGAAAGGATAGAATCCGGACTCGAGGAGTTGAGTGCCACCAGCGGTCAGTTTTCCAGCAGCGCGGAAGAGATGGCCCAGGAGGCCGATGATATTCATGAGAGCATTAACAATCTTAATGATCAGTTTGGACCTCTTCTGCATAAGATGCAGAGAATATCTGCAGGCGGCACCGCAATAGCCCAGTCCATCGTACGAATAGAGACACTCACATCGTCAAACCGTGAGCATGTCGCAAAAATCGATGAATCCCTGAAAATGCTCAGCGGCGGCCGATCCCTGAGCTGA
- a CDS encoding ABC transporter substrate-binding protein: protein MKKIMFVIMIAGILLAFTSCSKSEEAAKAPAESEQAAAAEDPYAEVRGTVVTMAGPFTDNDAIKFEESIKSFEEETGIDIQYEGSKEFEASISIRVEGGNPPDIVDFPQPGLLDTFAGKGFVIDLNKVLDMDKVRSNYIQSWLDMATMDSPDGEIMAGVWGRVNGKSLVWYNKRAFDEAGYTVPETWEELVELQNTILADGDSPWAVGIESGAATGWPATDWVEEMMLRTTSLENYDKWVAGELKFSSPEVRKAIETMADIWFADGMVYGGRKSIATTSFGDAPKVMFEDPPKAWLHKQGNFITSFFPENLKAGEDYDFFYLPSVDPQYGRPVLVAGDIYAMFDDRPEVRMVMQYFATGASVEGWVRAGGAISPHKDSKLSWYSNVVDRKVAEVIQNATSVRFDGSDLMPGAVGAGSFWKEMTAYVSGSKSLDAALKAIDASWPN from the coding sequence ATGAAAAAGATCATGTTTGTCATCATGATTGCAGGCATCCTCTTGGCCTTCACATCATGCAGTAAGAGCGAAGAGGCCGCCAAAGCCCCGGCAGAGTCAGAACAGGCTGCTGCTGCTGAAGATCCCTATGCAGAGGTCCGGGGTACGGTTGTTACCATGGCCGGTCCGTTTACGGATAACGACGCCATTAAATTCGAAGAATCCATCAAATCCTTCGAAGAAGAGACCGGGATTGATATTCAGTATGAGGGGAGCAAGGAATTTGAGGCTTCCATCTCCATTCGCGTGGAAGGCGGAAATCCTCCGGACATCGTTGATTTCCCCCAGCCCGGTCTTCTGGATACCTTTGCCGGCAAAGGCTTTGTGATTGACCTGAACAAGGTTCTGGATATGGACAAGGTTCGGTCGAACTATATCCAGAGCTGGCTTGACATGGCAACCATGGATTCTCCCGATGGAGAAATTATGGCGGGTGTCTGGGGTCGTGTTAACGGTAAATCCCTGGTCTGGTACAACAAGAGGGCCTTCGATGAAGCAGGATATACGGTTCCTGAAACATGGGAAGAGCTTGTTGAACTACAGAACACTATCCTGGCGGACGGCGACAGCCCCTGGGCCGTCGGTATCGAGTCAGGCGCCGCCACCGGCTGGCCTGCCACCGACTGGGTAGAAGAGATGATGCTTCGCACCACCAGTCTCGAGAATTACGACAAGTGGGTTGCCGGTGAACTGAAATTCAGCTCCCCCGAGGTCCGTAAAGCAATCGAAACCATGGCGGATATCTGGTTCGCCGACGGCATGGTATACGGAGGCCGCAAGAGCATAGCTACTACAAGCTTTGGAGATGCTCCGAAGGTTATGTTTGAAGACCCGCCCAAAGCCTGGCTGCACAAGCAGGGAAACTTTATTACCTCTTTCTTCCCTGAGAATCTGAAAGCCGGTGAAGACTACGACTTCTTCTACCTGCCCAGTGTTGATCCCCAGTACGGCCGGCCTGTTCTGGTTGCCGGTGATATCTATGCAATGTTTGACGACAGGCCTGAGGTACGCATGGTAATGCAGTATTTCGCAACCGGCGCGTCGGTTGAAGGCTGGGTCCGGGCAGGCGGAGCAATCTCTCCTCATAAGGATTCCAAGTTAAGCTGGTACAGCAATGTTGTTGACCGCAAGGTTGCAGAGGTTATTCAGAACGCTACCAGTGTTCGCTTTGACGGTTCAGACTTAATGCCGGGCGCCGTAGGTGCCGGGTCGTTCTGGAAAGAGATGACTGCCTATGTCTCCGGTTCCAAATCTCTGGACGCGGCTCTGAAGGCCATTGATGCCTCCTGGCCGAACTGA
- a CDS encoding AzlC family ABC transporter permease, which translates to MSGQSNTKNQVIRVGIAAGIPIFIGYFPAAVAFGLLARNGGLDFTAALLFSVTNFAGASQFLALNLTLSGAALYEIVAGVLLVNLRYLLMSASLRPKLRCSRLLRGIAAFGNTDEVFAVAAMREGYLEPRFIAGLEGISYTGWVSGTVTGYLFGSILPEPVQAAVGGTLYALFAALLVPEVKRESRNLLVACLAAAVNSILVFGAGVSIGWSFVAALLIAALFGALYIPAVPEYQEAL; encoded by the coding sequence ATGTCCGGACAATCAAACACCAAAAATCAGGTAATCCGTGTGGGTATTGCGGCGGGAATTCCGATTTTTATCGGTTATTTCCCTGCTGCCGTGGCTTTTGGACTCCTTGCCCGTAACGGCGGTCTTGATTTCACCGCTGCCCTGCTTTTTTCTGTGACCAACTTTGCCGGCGCTTCCCAGTTCCTGGCTTTAAACCTCACCTTGTCGGGCGCCGCCCTGTATGAGATCGTAGCCGGTGTTCTGCTGGTCAATCTCCGTTATCTACTGATGAGTGCATCTCTACGACCAAAACTACGTTGCAGTCGTTTGCTTCGTGGTATCGCGGCTTTCGGCAATACCGACGAGGTTTTCGCCGTTGCCGCCATGCGGGAGGGATATCTTGAACCCCGTTTTATCGCGGGGCTCGAAGGGATCTCCTACACAGGCTGGGTTTCCGGAACTGTTACCGGATACCTCTTTGGCTCGATTTTGCCCGAACCTGTTCAGGCTGCTGTCGGCGGTACATTATACGCTTTGTTTGCTGCCCTGCTTGTACCGGAGGTAAAGCGGGAAAGCAGGAATCTGCTTGTTGCCTGCCTTGCCGCTGCCGTTAACAGCATCCTGGTATTTGGCGCGGGTGTATCCATAGGCTGGTCTTTTGTCGCGGCCCTGCTTATAGCCGCACTCTTTGGTGCCCTGTACATACCCGCGGTGCCGGAGTATCAGGAGGCTCTGTGA
- a CDS encoding chemotaxis protein CheD, producing MNETSIKTVPFAEAQDISLYPGDLYIHTGGPEPRIWTLLGSCVSVALFNRKAGIGAICHAQLPRRRLKDPDCSEVCPENCTENTADVGKFRYLTCAFRQMVRVLTSQGVPASRLSAYVFGGSEAAGIGNDFFRVGAANVEMAHALLQKNRISVLFEDTGGKTGRSLYFFPATGRLYYRYHGERDFHFLSE from the coding sequence GTGAATGAAACCAGTATCAAAACAGTACCCTTCGCAGAAGCACAGGACATCTCCCTCTATCCCGGCGATTTATATATACACACCGGCGGGCCGGAGCCCCGGATCTGGACTCTGTTAGGATCCTGTGTCTCTGTTGCCCTCTTCAATAGAAAAGCGGGGATTGGTGCTATCTGTCATGCCCAGCTGCCCCGGCGGCGCTTGAAGGACCCTGACTGCAGCGAGGTTTGTCCGGAGAATTGTACCGAGAATACCGCCGATGTTGGAAAATTTCGCTATCTGACCTGTGCTTTCAGGCAAATGGTCCGGGTTCTTACCAGTCAGGGGGTACCGGCCTCCCGTTTATCCGCCTATGTGTTTGGAGGATCAGAAGCTGCCGGGATAGGAAATGATTTCTTCCGTGTGGGAGCGGCGAATGTCGAGATGGCCCACGCTCTGCTGCAGAAAAACCGTATTTCCGTTCTATTCGAGGATACCGGTGGTAAAACAGGACGCAGCCTCTATTTTTTCCCCGCGACGGGAAGACTCTATTACCGCTACCATGGTGAACGGGACTTTCACTTTCTGTCAGAATAG
- a CDS encoding AzlD domain-containing protein — protein sequence MRSDIILIITGAALATYLPRAFPFLVGFPDKIPGFLSRFLSVMPVAALGALIFPAVIFSFPERPIAGIAGVAAAAAIAWLRGGLIFPVLSSIVSAYIVLSL from the coding sequence GTGAGAAGCGATATAATCCTGATTATTACCGGGGCCGCATTGGCTACCTATCTTCCTCGGGCATTTCCGTTTCTTGTTGGATTTCCGGATAAAATCCCGGGATTCCTGAGTCGTTTTCTTTCGGTTATGCCTGTGGCAGCCCTGGGTGCGCTGATCTTTCCGGCGGTGATTTTTTCGTTTCCCGAACGACCGATCGCCGGCATTGCGGGTGTCGCAGCCGCTGCTGCGATCGCCTGGTTACGGGGAGGACTTATTTTTCCGGTTCTTAGCTCTATCGTGTCCGCGTATATCGTATTGAGTTTATAA
- a CDS encoding IS110 family transposase gives MNTVTHIGIDVHKDTYSLCSFNFSAQKSFGQTRIASKSSLVIKYVRKLQKEHPECTVLCGYEAGPTGYGLYRDLAKADIPCVIMAPTTLPKAPGNHIKTDRIDAEELARHLAWGTYSAVHIPTPQDEAVKNYTRLRNTRKKALGRAKQNLLSFLLRHGRCFTEGKNSWTIAHYTWLKGQLFHDEVDQETFTEYLQEVHDQQEKVDRYNQRIEELAALDAYRDRVSRLRCFRGIETHTALSFISEIGDFSRFANSQQFSSFLGLVPKENSSGQRERRGSITKAGNERLRLLLIEGAKSTLRSNIYGKKSKRLLARQKGNDPDVIAYADRANRRLHRVYNNLVARGVHHNKATVAVARELSCFIWGMMNNRIN, from the coding sequence ATGAATACTGTAACGCACATTGGAATCGATGTCCACAAAGATACTTACTCGCTGTGTTCATTCAACTTTTCAGCCCAGAAGAGTTTCGGGCAAACCAGAATCGCCAGCAAGAGCTCTCTGGTGATCAAATATGTACGAAAACTACAAAAGGAACATCCTGAGTGTACAGTACTCTGCGGTTATGAAGCAGGTCCAACCGGATACGGACTCTACCGGGATTTGGCGAAAGCAGATATCCCCTGTGTGATTATGGCCCCGACTACGTTGCCGAAAGCACCAGGCAATCACATAAAAACAGACAGGATAGATGCTGAAGAACTGGCCAGACACCTGGCGTGGGGGACCTACAGTGCCGTGCATATACCGACGCCACAAGATGAAGCGGTAAAAAATTATACACGGCTGAGAAATACCCGGAAAAAGGCTCTAGGACGAGCAAAACAGAACCTGTTGTCCTTTCTACTGCGTCATGGACGATGTTTCACCGAGGGAAAAAATTCTTGGACAATTGCCCACTATACATGGCTGAAGGGGCAACTGTTTCATGATGAGGTCGACCAGGAAACGTTTACTGAATATCTGCAGGAAGTACACGACCAACAGGAAAAGGTAGACCGCTATAATCAGCGGATCGAAGAGTTGGCCGCCTTGGATGCCTACCGAGACCGGGTATCGAGACTTCGCTGTTTCAGGGGAATAGAGACGCATACGGCATTATCGTTTATTTCAGAGATTGGGGACTTCTCCCGGTTTGCAAACTCACAGCAGTTCTCCTCGTTTCTGGGCCTGGTTCCCAAGGAGAACTCCAGTGGTCAGAGAGAACGGCGAGGGAGTATCACAAAGGCCGGGAATGAACGTTTACGGCTCCTGCTTATCGAAGGAGCCAAATCAACCCTGCGAAGCAATATCTATGGAAAGAAATCAAAGCGTCTCCTGGCGAGACAGAAAGGAAATGATCCGGATGTCATTGCGTATGCTGACAGGGCTAACAGGAGATTGCACAGAGTGTACAATAATCTTGTTGCTCGCGGTGTGCATCACAACAAGGCGACCGTCGCTGTTGCCAGAGAGTTATCCTGCTTCATCTGGGGGATGATGAACAATAGAATCAACTAA
- a CDS encoding RraA family protein, translating into MSELTQQQIEGLRMFDTPTIANAIERFNVRPRTEGAMSPEIKCILPFGKTMIGYACTAKVSASTPPTQVQLENWMKYFEILQKTPRPAIAVIQDLDPEPVGSFWGEVNATTHKALGAVGVVTNGGVRDLNEVEELGFGFFAKCLLVTHAYIHIEEYNTPVTIGGVAVNPGDLLAADRHGVVLIPREIAPDLAAACKLAGDSEMPVLENCRKALAEGREVDLSQLKVWRAEMARLRAKK; encoded by the coding sequence TTGTCTGAGTTAACACAACAACAGATCGAGGGATTGCGGATGTTCGACACACCCACAATTGCCAACGCGATCGAGAGGTTCAACGTTCGTCCCCGCACAGAAGGGGCCATGTCTCCGGAGATAAAGTGTATTCTTCCCTTTGGTAAAACCATGATCGGTTATGCCTGTACGGCCAAGGTTTCCGCATCAACTCCTCCCACACAGGTGCAGCTTGAAAATTGGATGAAGTATTTTGAGATATTACAAAAAACCCCCCGCCCTGCGATTGCTGTTATCCAGGATCTGGATCCCGAACCGGTAGGTTCATTCTGGGGCGAGGTTAATGCCACCACCCATAAGGCCCTGGGCGCCGTGGGCGTAGTAACCAATGGAGGAGTGCGGGATCTTAATGAGGTGGAGGAACTCGGCTTTGGTTTCTTTGCGAAATGTTTACTGGTTACCCATGCCTATATTCACATAGAGGAGTACAATACCCCGGTGACCATCGGTGGTGTTGCAGTCAATCCGGGAGACCTGCTGGCTGCAGACCGTCACGGAGTTGTACTGATTCCCCGGGAAATCGCTCCTGACCTGGCTGCGGCGTGCAAGCTGGCAGGGGACTCGGAGATGCCTGTTCTTGAAAATTGCAGAAAGGCTCTTGCCGAAGGCCGGGAAGTAGATCTTTCCCAGTTGAAAGTGTGGAGGGCCGAGATGGCCCGTCTACGGGCGAAGAAATAA
- a CDS encoding methyltransferase domain-containing protein, translated as MKELNTGSREHTAQNSRRLLSSRLYDLFMVPLEAGGIARLRRRIIPRADGKVLEVGAGTGVNLKYYDFLNVSSLTVSDHEPGRLLRKRAFSCGAEVAEADVTQLPFEDSSFDTLVFTLLFCSVEDPKAGLKEIKRVVKPGGKIIFIEHVLGCSRLTQRIQHSLTPFWRRISGNCHLNRETYELISDSGFTIEKRFTKAGCVLSSGIGRR; from the coding sequence ATGAAAGAACTGAATACCGGTTCAAGAGAGCATACCGCCCAGAACTCTCGCCGGCTGCTTTCCAGCCGTTTATATGATCTTTTCATGGTTCCCCTGGAGGCTGGGGGTATCGCGAGACTGCGGCGCAGGATAATTCCGCGGGCAGACGGTAAAGTCCTGGAAGTAGGGGCAGGAACCGGGGTGAACCTTAAATACTACGATTTTCTGAACGTCAGCTCCCTGACTGTAAGCGATCATGAACCCGGCAGGTTACTGCGTAAACGCGCTTTCAGCTGCGGGGCCGAGGTGGCGGAGGCCGATGTAACGCAGCTTCCCTTTGAAGACAGCAGCTTTGACACCCTGGTGTTCACCCTGCTTTTCTGTTCCGTGGAAGATCCCAAGGCGGGACTCAAGGAAATAAAGCGGGTGGTCAAACCGGGAGGCAAAATTATATTTATAGAGCACGTTCTCGGCTGTTCGCGCCTGACACAAAGAATTCAGCACTCTCTTACCCCTTTCTGGCGCAGAATCAGTGGCAACTGTCATCTGAACCGGGAGACCTATGAGCTGATCTCGGATTCCGGTTTTACCATCGAGAAGCGTTTTACCAAAGCCGGCTGTGTTCTCAGCTCAGGGATCGGCCGCCGCTGA